The Micromonospora sp. WMMD961 genome has a segment encoding these proteins:
- the galT gene encoding galactose-1-phosphate uridylyltransferase, with amino-acid sequence MKRTAIDLADGRELIYFDERDDAVRDQPDRRDLPPPPPASQLRYDPLTDEWVAVAVHRQTRIFLPPANECPLDPSVGDRLTEIPAPDYDVVVFENRFPSLSGRVADEPGAITPFTSVRPGLGRCEVVCFTSDHNASFASLPPRRVRTVLDALADRTEVLGELPGVEQVFCFENRGVEIGVTLHHPHGQIYAYPFVTPRTRALLAAARRHAERTAGGNLYADVLAAERAAGERVVAENEHWTAFVPAAARWPFEVHVAPRRVVPDIPALSDSERDAFGPLYLDLLRRFDGLFDMPMPYISAWHQAPVRIDREFGHLHLQLFSIRRAKDKLKYLAGSESGMGVFINDISPERAAELLRAT; translated from the coding sequence GTGAAGCGCACCGCGATCGACCTGGCCGACGGCCGGGAGCTGATCTACTTCGACGAGCGCGACGACGCCGTCCGCGACCAGCCGGACCGCCGCGACCTGCCACCGCCGCCTCCCGCGTCCCAGCTGCGCTACGACCCACTGACCGACGAGTGGGTTGCCGTCGCCGTGCACCGGCAGACCCGCATCTTCCTGCCGCCGGCGAACGAGTGCCCGCTCGACCCGTCGGTGGGCGACCGGCTGACCGAGATTCCCGCCCCCGACTACGACGTGGTGGTCTTCGAGAACCGGTTCCCGTCGCTCAGCGGCCGGGTGGCCGACGAACCCGGGGCCATCACCCCGTTCACGTCCGTCCGGCCGGGCCTCGGGCGGTGCGAGGTGGTGTGCTTCACCTCCGACCACAACGCGTCCTTCGCCAGCCTGCCCCCGCGTCGGGTCCGCACCGTGCTGGACGCGCTCGCCGACCGCACCGAGGTGCTCGGCGAGCTGCCCGGCGTCGAGCAGGTCTTCTGCTTCGAGAACCGGGGCGTCGAAATCGGCGTCACCCTGCACCACCCGCACGGGCAGATCTACGCGTACCCCTTCGTGACGCCGCGCACCCGCGCGCTGCTGGCCGCCGCCCGCCGGCACGCCGAGCGGACCGCCGGGGGCAACCTGTACGCGGACGTGCTGGCCGCCGAACGCGCCGCCGGTGAGCGGGTGGTCGCCGAGAACGAACACTGGACGGCGTTCGTCCCGGCGGCTGCCCGCTGGCCGTTCGAGGTGCACGTCGCGCCGCGCCGGGTGGTGCCGGACATCCCGGCGCTCAGCGACAGCGAGCGGGACGCCTTCGGGCCGCTCTACCTGGATCTGCTGCGCCGCTTCGACGGCCTGTTCGACATGCCGATGCCGTACATCTCGGCGTGGCACCAGGCGCCGGTGCGGATCGACCGGGAGTTCGGCCACCTGCACCTGCAGCTGTTCAGCATCCGGCGCGCCAAGGACAAGCTGAAGTACCTGGCGGGCTCCGAGTCCGGGATGGGCGTCTTCATCAACGACATCTCCCCGGAGCGCGCCGCCGAGTTGCTCCGCGCCACCTGA
- a CDS encoding NADP-dependent isocitrate dehydrogenase → MAKIKVNNPVVELDGDEMTRIIWKQIREQLILPYLDVDLHYYDLSIQYRDETDDQVTIDAANAIKEHGVGVKCATITPDEARVEEFGLKKMWRSPNGTIRNILGGVVFREPIIMSNVPRLVPGWTKPIIIGRHAHGDQYKATDFVVPGPGTVTITYTPADGGTPMEMEVANFPGGGIAMGMYNYDESIRDFARASFRYGLDRNYPVYMSTKNTILKAYDGRFKDIFAEVFEAEFKAEFDAAGLTYEHRLIDDMVAAALKWEGGYVWACKNYDGDVQSDTVAQGFGSLGLMTSVLLSPDGRTVEAEAAHGTVTRHYRQYQKGEKTSTNPIASIYAWTRGLAHRGKLDGTPAVTEFANTLEQVIVDTVEGGQMTKDLALLISRDAPWLTTDEFMNALDENLARKLAA, encoded by the coding sequence ATGGCGAAGATCAAGGTAAACAACCCGGTCGTGGAGCTCGACGGCGACGAGATGACCCGGATCATCTGGAAGCAGATCCGGGAGCAGCTGATCCTGCCCTACCTCGACGTCGACCTGCACTACTACGACCTGTCGATCCAGTACCGCGACGAGACCGACGACCAGGTCACGATCGACGCCGCCAACGCCATCAAGGAGCACGGCGTCGGCGTCAAGTGCGCGACCATCACCCCGGACGAGGCCCGGGTCGAGGAGTTCGGCCTGAAGAAGATGTGGCGGTCGCCGAACGGCACCATCCGCAACATCCTCGGCGGCGTCGTCTTCCGCGAGCCGATCATCATGTCCAACGTGCCGCGGCTGGTGCCCGGCTGGACCAAGCCGATCATCATCGGCCGGCACGCCCACGGTGACCAGTACAAGGCCACCGACTTCGTCGTCCCCGGCCCGGGCACGGTGACCATCACCTACACCCCGGCCGACGGCGGCACGCCGATGGAGATGGAGGTCGCCAACTTCCCCGGCGGCGGCATCGCCATGGGCATGTACAACTACGACGAGTCGATCCGGGACTTCGCCCGCGCCTCGTTCCGGTACGGCCTGGACCGCAACTACCCGGTCTACATGTCGACCAAGAACACGATCCTGAAGGCGTACGACGGCCGGTTCAAGGACATCTTCGCCGAGGTGTTCGAGGCCGAGTTCAAGGCCGAGTTCGACGCCGCCGGCCTCACCTACGAGCACCGGCTCATCGACGACATGGTCGCCGCCGCGCTCAAGTGGGAGGGCGGCTACGTCTGGGCCTGCAAGAACTACGACGGTGACGTGCAGTCCGACACCGTCGCGCAGGGCTTCGGCTCGCTGGGTCTGATGACCTCGGTTCTGCTCTCCCCGGACGGTCGGACCGTCGAGGCCGAGGCCGCGCACGGCACTGTCACCCGGCACTACCGGCAGTACCAGAAGGGCGAGAAGACCTCGACCAACCCGATCGCGTCGATCTACGCCTGGACCCGTGGCCTGGCCCACCGGGGCAAGCTGGACGGCACCCCGGCGGTCACCGAGTTCGCCAACACCCTCGAGCAGGTCATCGTCGACACCGTCGAGGGCGGCCAGATGACCAAGGACCTCGCGCTGCTCATCTCGCGCGACGCCCCGTGGCTGACCACCGACGAGTTCATGAACGCGCTCGACGAGAACCTCGCCCGTAAGCTCGCTGCCTGA
- a CDS encoding MBL fold metallo-hydrolase: MPLNRTLGSITVTALTDAEGAFFQPRGEAFPQAAAAHWEEADRRDPASVTADGRWWLPFRSFAIRAGDGPVTLVDAGIGPADAPAASWAPVPGRMPAELAATGIDPAGVETVVLTRLHSDHIGWAVIGTPGLPYFPNASYLVQRAEVDAAQTLDPGLPAGLIAPLRAAGQLRVVDGETTLTPAARLLPTPGHQSVLVTSADERMLLTGDLLVHAVQLVDPDLAYAHEEDPDEARASRLTTLRAHSPTILATPHLGTPFTPHP, from the coding sequence ATGCCGCTGAACCGCACCCTCGGGTCTATCACGGTCACCGCGCTCACCGACGCAGAGGGTGCCTTCTTCCAGCCGCGCGGGGAGGCGTTCCCGCAGGCCGCGGCAGCGCACTGGGAGGAGGCCGACAGGCGTGACCCCGCCTCGGTCACGGCCGACGGACGGTGGTGGCTGCCGTTCCGCAGCTTCGCGATCCGCGCCGGCGACGGACCGGTCACCCTGGTCGACGCGGGAATCGGCCCGGCCGACGCGCCGGCCGCGAGCTGGGCGCCGGTGCCCGGCCGGATGCCCGCCGAGCTGGCCGCCACCGGCATCGACCCGGCCGGAGTCGAGACGGTGGTGCTGACCCGCCTGCACAGCGACCACATCGGCTGGGCCGTCATCGGCACGCCCGGCCTGCCGTACTTCCCGAACGCGAGCTACCTGGTCCAGCGCGCCGAGGTGGACGCGGCGCAGACACTCGACCCGGGGCTGCCGGCCGGCCTGATCGCGCCGTTGCGCGCCGCCGGCCAACTCCGGGTGGTCGACGGCGAGACGACCCTCACCCCGGCGGCACGCCTGCTCCCCACTCCCGGCCACCAGTCGGTGCTCGTGACCTCAGCCGACGAACGGATGCTGCTCACCGGCGACCTGCTGGTGCACGCCGTGCAACTCGTCGACCCCGACCTGGCGTACGCCCACGAGGAAGACCCGGACGAGGCCCGCGCCTCCCGCCTGACCACCCTCCGAGCCCACTCCCCCACCATCCTGGCCACCCCCCACCTAGGCACCCCCTTCACCCCCCACCCCTGA